The segment GTGGCCAGCCAGAATTCGACTTCCGTTCCCTCGGGCGTGTCCCGCCAATGCCGGGTCAGGACGAACCCTTGCTGTAACTCCACAACTGCAACCTCGGAACCTTTTTCCACAGCGGGATTCTACTCGTCATCGCCCCGGTGCGCGCGTCGGGTACGGGTTTCTTCATGTTGTTCGTTCAACATGAAGAAAGCGATCTAAGCCATTGAATTGACAGCATACATTCTGTCTGAACAATCCTATTTTCCCTGGCCAGAAAGGGGGCTTTTCATTATGCTCCGCGGCCATTTTCGTCCGTCCGGGAGACGACCATGCTGGACAACACCCTCGTACAACTCGAACAGCTCGTGAGCGAGCTCCTGCAACAGAACCAGGGCATCGCCGAGGACAACGCCCGCATCCGCGCCGAGCTGCGCAAGGCCCGCGAAGAAAACGACAGCCTGCAACTGGCGATGATGGAACAGGAAGAGAAGAGCAACGCCACCGCCGAGCGCCTGCAGGCCCTGGTCCGCCGCGTCAGCGAGAGCCGCGCCAGCGCATGAGTACCGACAGCGTCCGTGTGCTGCGCATCCTGGGGCGCGAGTACAACATCAAGGCACCGGCCGGCGAAGAGCAGGTGCTGCAGGACGCGGCAGCGATGCTGCAGGCGGAGATTGCCGCCAACAAGAAGAAATTCCCCTATGTCACCGCCAACGAACTGGTG is part of the Pseudomonas lalkuanensis genome and harbors:
- a CDS encoding cell division protein ZapA, with product MSTDSVRVLRILGREYNIKAPAGEEQVLQDAAAMLQAEIAANKKKFPYVTANELVVLSALNLCARQLNATDKPKDTDDVTRRLAVLNRRIRAQLDDTGT